One Pieris napi chromosome 22, ilPieNapi1.2, whole genome shotgun sequence genomic region harbors:
- the LOC125060755 gene encoding NFU1 iron-sulfur cluster scaffold homolog, mitochondrial-like gives MFRNSVQYIRASQKCGRIFCLSALTRHLDTKAFSGYVITSNKLRCAKIKPLFNLCNCRTMFIQTQETPNPNSLKFLPGTQVLEPGQTIDFPNIGAAQCSPLAKMIFRIEGVKAVFFGSDFITVTKQDDDVEWKLLKPDIFATIMDFFASGLPVVTDAKPSGDTQINKDDDEIVQMIKELLDTRIRPTVQEDGGDVLFVDFKDGILRLKMQGSCSSCPSSIVTLKNGVQNMMQFYIPEVLSVEQIDDEGEKLSEKIFKEFEQLKQKEKKTD, from the exons ATGTTTCGAAACTCAGTGCAGTATATAAGGGCAAGTCAAAAATGTGGTCGTATATTTTGCTTATCTGCTCTCActag gCATTTAGATACCAAAGCCTTCAGTGGCTATGTAATTACTTCCAACAAACTTAGATGTGCTAAAATTAAGCCTTTGTTTAATTTGTGTAATTGTCGCACAATGTTTATTCAAACACAAGAGACACCAAATCCAAACAGTTTGAAATTCCTTCCTGGTACTCAAGTATTGGAGCCAGGACAAACAATAGACTTTCCTAATATTGGCGCGGCTCAATGCAGCCCTTTAG CAAAAATGATATTTAGAATAGAAGGAGTTAAAGCTGTTTTCTTTGGTTCTGATTTTATAACTGTAACAAAACAGGATGATGATGTTGAATGGAAACTATTGAAGCCAGATATATTTGCGACGATAATGGACTTCTTTGCTAGTGGATTGCCAGTGGTTACTGATGCTAAACCTTCAGGAGATACAC aaataaacaaagatGATGATGAAATAGTTCAAATGATAAAAGAATTGTTGGATACTAGAATAAGACCAACAGTGCAAGAAGATGGTGGGGATGTTCTGTTTGTAGATTTTAAAGATGGTATTCTAAGGCTTAAAATGCAAGGCTCATGCTCTTCATGTCCAAGTTCCATAGTTACTTTGAAAAATGGA gTTCAAAATATGATGCAGTTTTATATTCCTGAAGTACTTTCTGTGGAACAAATTGATGATGAAGGAGAAAAATTAAGTGAAAAGATCTTCAAAGAGTTTGAACAGTTAAAACAAAAGGAGAAAAAAACAGATTAA